One genomic region from Flagellimonas oceani encodes:
- a CDS encoding esterase, translating into MKITSLFYNAFAFLVISSFGYGQQANVNLDYNPQEDTEGLIPFSAPVNSPEVHDDQTVTFRVKAPEAEKVELNPGAINTALGKGREPIPFTKGEQGVWTLTIGPLPPDMYAYHVRVDGVQIADPSNTYAAFTAMPPYSELIVHGDGPAYYDAKNVPHGNVTRHIYHSDVTQGERELYVYTPPGYDSGKKYPVLYLLGGSGELPSNWVYDGRANLIMDNLLAENKAKPMIIAIPNNQVIHRNHPQHSELTFDIFEKELRNHVIPVVDENYSTIQSPEGRAISGLSMGGRHSMFVGFRSLDLFANFGILSAGDTTAETTLSQFLNDPEINNKVDYLFVGQGTKEAEGFFNSRVQGLVDALNNHDIEHEYYVGGNGGHDWSTWRHLLYYRFLPNLWQD; encoded by the coding sequence ATGAAAATTACAAGTTTATTTTATAATGCCTTCGCCTTTCTGGTTATTTCAAGCTTTGGCTATGGTCAACAGGCAAATGTAAACCTGGACTATAATCCACAGGAAGATACAGAAGGACTTATTCCCTTTAGTGCACCTGTAAATTCTCCCGAAGTGCATGATGACCAAACCGTTACGTTTCGGGTGAAAGCACCAGAGGCAGAAAAAGTGGAATTGAATCCCGGAGCCATCAATACCGCTCTGGGCAAGGGTAGGGAGCCAATTCCATTTACAAAAGGCGAACAGGGTGTTTGGACCTTGACCATTGGACCACTCCCTCCTGATATGTATGCCTATCATGTTCGGGTGGACGGCGTGCAAATTGCGGACCCCAGCAATACGTATGCCGCATTTACGGCCATGCCACCCTATAGTGAATTGATTGTTCATGGTGATGGCCCAGCATATTATGATGCAAAAAATGTCCCTCATGGAAACGTTACCCGTCACATTTATCATTCTGATGTAACCCAGGGCGAACGTGAACTCTATGTGTACACACCGCCCGGCTACGATTCCGGTAAAAAATATCCGGTACTCTATTTATTGGGTGGAAGTGGTGAACTGCCTTCCAATTGGGTGTATGATGGAAGAGCCAATTTAATTATGGACAATCTTTTGGCGGAAAACAAAGCCAAGCCCATGATCATAGCAATCCCCAACAACCAAGTGATTCACCGGAACCATCCACAGCATTCAGAGCTCACCTTCGACATTTTTGAAAAAGAGCTCAGAAACCATGTGATTCCCGTGGTGGATGAAAATTACAGTACAATTCAAAGTCCAGAAGGAAGGGCCATTTCAGGATTGTCCATGGGGGGTCGCCATAGTATGTTCGTAGGCTTTAGATCTCTAGATCTCTTTGCTAATTTTGGTATTCTCAGTGCTGGGGACACCACTGCGGAAACCACCTTATCCCAGTTTTTAAATGACCCAGAAATAAATAACAAGGTAGATTATCTTTTTGTGGGGCAGGGCACCAAGGAAGCGGAAGGTTTTTTCAACTCAAGGGTTCAGGGTCTCGTCGATGCATTAAATAACCATGATATAGAACACGAATACTATGTAGGGGGTAACGGGGGGCACGACTGGTCCACTTGGCGTCATCTCCTGTATTATAGATTCTTGCCCAACCTTTGGCAGGATTAA
- a CDS encoding response regulator, which yields MDGLRIFLVDDDKEDQEFFRDALSEINEAVLLSIFNSGDELLRALRQKDSKPDMIYLDLHMPILDGEECLDILRKNTDLKSVPIVIYSTELDMDRIAQLFFKGANRYIRKPDSFDSLVASIKATINSLKRNSLGGNAIINIVV from the coding sequence ATGGATGGTCTACGTATTTTTTTAGTTGATGACGATAAAGAAGATCAAGAGTTTTTCAGAGATGCACTCTCGGAAATCAATGAGGCAGTGCTGCTCTCAATATTTAATAGTGGTGATGAGCTCCTTAGGGCCCTTCGCCAAAAGGATAGCAAACCTGATATGATTTACTTGGATCTACACATGCCCATTTTGGATGGGGAAGAGTGCCTTGATATTCTACGTAAAAATACCGATTTAAAATCAGTTCCAATCGTCATCTATTCCACCGAACTTGATATGGACCGCATAGCGCAGTTATTTTTTAAGGGAGCCAATAGATATATCCGAAAACCTGATTCATTTGATTCCTTGGTCGCATCTATCAAAGCTACCATCAACTCCTTGAAACGAAATTCGTTGGGCGGAAATGCGATTATAAATATTGTGGTCTAA
- a CDS encoding alpha/beta hydrolase-fold protein yields MKKSVLQFCLLAVILLFSGKITAQNPNFHIYLSLGQSNMEGSAQIEAQDTVDVNDRFKVLAAVDCPDLNREKGKWYTAIPPLCRCKTGLSPADYFGRTLVEKLPDSITVGIINVAVGGCKIELFDKDNYQAYVSKAPDWLKNMVAEYDGNPYARLVEMAKIAQKDGVIKGILLHQGESNTGDTLWPKKVKTVYDNLLKDLNLEASKTPLLAGEMVHADQGGICASMNEIVATLPETIPNAHVVSSKGVPDAKDNLHFNAEGYRMLGRRYAIKLLNVLRNQANDPIVEKHAPEGFDKMRNGIPQGRIDSITYKSKTVGTERKAMIYLPPGYSKSKRYPVLYLLHGIGGDEKEWLTQGTPQVIFDNLYADGKLEPMIVVMPNGRAMKNDRAEGNIFSKDKVEAFATFEQDLLNDLIPYVEKNFKVYKDREHRAISGLSMGGGQTLNFGLGNLDTFAWVGAFSSAPNTKAPQELLPYPEKAKSLELLWISCGDADGLMPFSSRTSEYLRDHDVPHIFYVEPGGHDFKVWKNDLYMFSQMLFKPVNNDVLNKYSVLGLPASTNIRNKQYPQILPDSRVVFKTKAPEAKQVQIDLGKKYDMEIDDEGFWTVTTDSITEGFHYYSLILDGVAVADPASETFYGMGRMASGIEIPFKGDGYYSLKDVPHGDIRIKKYFSNASQSWREMYVYTPPGYEESDQAYPVLYLLHGGGEDQRGWATQGKTNLILDNLIAENKAAPMIIAMLDGNVSTGGVAGFNQNALMAFENELKQGAIPYVEQTYRVKTDASNRALAGLSMGGLQTLHAGVHNTDMFSHLGVFSSGWFANNDELSGPQYEFMQNNVAKINGNLSNFFISMGGPEDIAYKNCQVMMKKFDDMGITYQYSEYPGGHTWPVWRHDLYKFAQLLFK; encoded by the coding sequence ATGAAAAAATCAGTACTGCAATTTTGTCTCTTAGCAGTAATCTTATTGTTCTCGGGGAAAATTACGGCACAGAACCCCAATTTTCATATATATCTGAGTTTGGGTCAGTCAAACATGGAGGGCAGTGCCCAAATAGAGGCGCAGGACACCGTTGACGTTAATGACCGTTTTAAGGTCTTGGCTGCAGTGGATTGTCCTGATTTGAACCGCGAAAAAGGGAAATGGTACACTGCAATTCCTCCATTGTGCCGATGTAAAACAGGGCTTTCCCCTGCGGATTATTTTGGCAGGACCTTGGTGGAGAAATTGCCGGACAGTATTACGGTCGGAATCATCAACGTCGCCGTTGGAGGCTGTAAAATCGAGTTGTTTGATAAGGACAACTACCAAGCATATGTCTCCAAGGCCCCAGATTGGTTGAAAAATATGGTGGCAGAATACGATGGAAACCCTTATGCCCGTCTCGTGGAAATGGCAAAAATTGCCCAAAAGGATGGTGTGATCAAGGGAATTCTTTTACACCAAGGAGAATCGAATACCGGAGACACCCTTTGGCCCAAAAAAGTGAAGACCGTTTACGACAACCTCCTGAAAGATTTGAATTTGGAGGCATCAAAAACCCCTCTGTTAGCAGGAGAAATGGTTCACGCCGATCAAGGAGGCATATGCGCCAGTATGAATGAAATTGTGGCCACGCTCCCAGAAACCATTCCCAATGCACATGTTGTTTCCTCAAAAGGAGTCCCCGATGCCAAGGATAATCTTCATTTTAATGCCGAAGGATATCGCATGTTGGGCAGAAGGTATGCCATAAAGCTGCTGAATGTGCTGCGTAACCAAGCTAATGACCCCATAGTAGAGAAGCATGCGCCAGAAGGATTTGACAAGATGAGAAATGGCATTCCACAAGGAAGGATAGACAGCATAACATACAAGTCGAAAACCGTGGGCACGGAACGAAAGGCCATGATTTATCTTCCGCCCGGGTATTCCAAATCAAAAAGATATCCAGTTTTGTATCTCTTGCATGGTATTGGCGGGGATGAAAAGGAATGGCTTACACAGGGTACTCCTCAGGTAATTTTCGACAATCTTTATGCAGACGGAAAATTGGAGCCCATGATTGTGGTAATGCCCAATGGACGGGCCATGAAAAATGACCGTGCCGAAGGAAATATTTTCAGCAAGGACAAAGTGGAGGCGTTTGCCACCTTTGAGCAAGACCTTCTAAATGATTTGATCCCCTACGTGGAAAAGAATTTTAAGGTCTATAAAGACAGGGAGCACCGGGCTATATCCGGTCTTTCCATGGGCGGTGGACAAACCTTGAACTTTGGTCTTGGCAATTTGGACACTTTTGCTTGGGTAGGTGCATTTTCATCGGCACCGAACACCAAGGCACCCCAGGAATTGCTTCCCTACCCTGAAAAAGCCAAATCATTGGAGTTGTTATGGATTTCTTGTGGGGATGCAGACGGTCTAATGCCTTTTAGCAGTCGCACCAGCGAGTACTTAAGAGACCATGATGTGCCCCATATCTTTTACGTGGAACCGGGCGGTCACGATTTTAAGGTTTGGAAGAATGATCTTTATATGTTTTCCCAAATGCTTTTTAAGCCTGTCAACAATGATGTGCTCAACAAATACAGTGTTTTGGGTTTACCAGCAAGTACCAACATTAGGAATAAGCAGTATCCGCAAATTTTACCGGATAGCCGGGTGGTTTTTAAAACAAAGGCACCGGAGGCAAAACAGGTTCAGATAGACCTCGGCAAAAAATATGATATGGAAATTGACGATGAGGGATTCTGGACAGTGACCACAGATTCCATCACCGAAGGCTTTCATTACTATTCATTGATTCTGGATGGGGTGGCCGTGGCAGACCCCGCCAGTGAAACCTTTTATGGTATGGGTCGTATGGCCAGCGGCATTGAGATTCCGTTTAAGGGAGATGGCTATTATAGCTTGAAGGATGTACCCCATGGCGACATACGCATAAAAAAGTACTTTTCAAATGCATCACAGTCATGGCGGGAAATGTATGTCTACACACCGCCGGGTTATGAGGAATCCGATCAAGCGTATCCTGTTTTATATCTTTTGCATGGTGGAGGAGAAGACCAAAGAGGTTGGGCCACCCAAGGAAAGACCAATTTGATATTGGACAACCTTATTGCCGAAAACAAGGCTGCCCCCATGATCATTGCCATGTTGGATGGCAATGTTTCTACAGGAGGAGTTGCCGGATTCAATCAAAATGCATTGATGGCCTTTGAGAACGAACTTAAACAAGGTGCCATTCCCTATGTGGAGCAAACGTATCGGGTGAAGACCGATGCTAGTAACAGGGCTTTGGCCGGACTTTCCATGGGGGGTCTGCAGACCTTGCATGCAGGTGTGCACAACACCGACATGTTTTCCCATTTGGGAGTTTTTAGTTCGGGTTGGTTTGCCAATAACGATGAATTATCGGGCCCACAATATGAGTTTATGCAAAACAATGTGGCCAAAATAAACGGCAACCTATCCAATTTCTTCATTTCAATGGGAGGTCCGGAGGATATCGCCTATAAAAACTGTCAAGTAATGATGAAGAAATTTGACGATATGGGTATTACATATCAATATAGCGAATACCCAGGAGGACATACATGGCCGGTTTGGCGGCACGACCTGTATAAGTTTGCGCAGCTTTTATTTAAGTAA
- a CDS encoding alpha/beta hydrolase-fold protein has translation MMKFNAATLTFVLVCYATSIAQTNPKTVIEDFKPSTLNQPGKEYPQVNSQGYARFKIVAPAADSVRVSLGLGGRGGTKLQKVEDGSWMGTTEGPMDEGFHYYHVDVDGGTFNDPGALNFYGSTRWESGIEIPAHDQEFYALKDVPHGKVEQILFPSKSTNTSRRAFVYTPPGYDKDPSKKYPVLYLQHGWGEDETAWSNQGRANLIMDNLIAEGKIDPFLIVMTYGMTNEIKFGGLRNFDISPFQTVLVDELIPYIDANYRTVADKSHRAIAGLSMGGMETKMITLNKPDVFSYYGLLSGGTYSPEDIKEGADVKLIFLSSGSKERPEAVKSAAAALNEAGINAVSYVSEGTAHEFQTWRRSLHELAPLLFK, from the coding sequence ATGATGAAATTTAATGCTGCAACATTAACATTCGTATTGGTTTGCTATGCCACAAGTATTGCCCAAACCAATCCTAAAACTGTAATCGAAGACTTTAAACCCTCGACCTTGAACCAGCCTGGAAAGGAATATCCACAGGTCAATTCGCAGGGATATGCACGATTTAAAATAGTAGCGCCCGCCGCCGACAGTGTTCGGGTAAGCCTAGGGCTTGGCGGAAGAGGAGGCACAAAACTCCAAAAAGTCGAAGATGGCTCTTGGATGGGCACCACCGAAGGACCTATGGATGAAGGATTCCATTACTATCATGTAGATGTAGACGGGGGAACTTTCAACGATCCAGGAGCTCTAAATTTTTATGGTTCCACACGATGGGAAAGTGGTATAGAAATACCGGCCCATGACCAAGAATTTTATGCACTGAAAGACGTTCCCCATGGAAAGGTGGAGCAAATCCTGTTTCCTTCAAAGAGTACCAACACCTCCAGAAGGGCCTTTGTCTACACCCCTCCAGGATATGACAAAGACCCATCTAAAAAATATCCGGTCTTGTATTTGCAGCACGGTTGGGGCGAAGATGAAACCGCTTGGAGCAACCAAGGCCGAGCCAACCTTATTATGGACAATCTTATTGCAGAAGGCAAAATTGATCCTTTCCTCATTGTAATGACCTATGGTATGACCAACGAGATCAAATTTGGAGGGCTACGCAATTTTGACATTAGCCCCTTTCAAACGGTTTTGGTGGATGAGTTGATACCCTATATCGATGCCAATTATCGTACCGTAGCCGATAAATCCCACCGAGCCATTGCCGGTCTTTCAATGGGTGGTATGGAGACCAAGATGATCACACTGAACAAACCGGACGTTTTTTCCTATTACGGTTTACTTAGCGGCGGCACCTATAGCCCAGAGGATATCAAAGAGGGTGCAGATGTAAAACTGATATTCCTAAGCTCTGGAAGCAAGGAAAGGCCAGAAGCCGTAAAAAGTGCAGCAGCAGCCTTAAATGAAGCAGGAATTAATGCCGTTTCCTATGTTTCCGAAGGAACAGCACACGAATTTCAGACTTGGAGGCGCAGTCTGCATGAACTAGCCCCCCTTCTTTTTAAGTAA
- a CDS encoding SMP-30/gluconolactonase/LRE family protein encodes MKGISFSLKVASMLFVFILIGGCNSSSKPEWEERNNELIKQYGLQVRELPGLPSTEIRPNLEVGTSTNLQNLESVQLYPGVMAKIFWGNGNLVSVLELEPNSNIPKENLPADRFLIVTEGSIELFGNGNKHDMMAREREEPDGTHSGTPRNDFIYQEKGNESEIVAGDAGAKVMEIYSPIRFDYLEKMGVNELPSENQGRVSNNEPTVVPNKVYDLFDIQFTQLTEGVYARLVSGGDIQLSFVLADPNSKSPAHIHPEEQITVLLRGTLKQTVLDQEMGLNPYDVILVPGNVVHSGVAGELGFDALDIFWPVREDYLAKQQAALERYHEIIPKDAQPELVIDGSKTKPQLTFSEGPKWMDGKLYFSNMYFDQNWNADPKRSSIVALEPDGTHQNIMEGKMQANGLYPYKNGNLLVCDMIGHRVVEMTTSGQVVQVIADTYNGKPIDGPNDIITDTKGGIYFTDPQFTMEAEKFQPGRAVYYISPEKEVTRLVEPNEFAMPNGILLTPDGKTLYINNCYDDESWYPVNSSKDNFIWAYDVNEDGTISNGRKFAELRLTGNVLDRKGKSSSADGMAIDTMGNIYVATYFGVQIFDSKGSFVGMINLPSFPVSLGFGDEDMKTLYIVSYDKVYKIRTNRTGYVNYL; translated from the coding sequence ATGAAAGGTATTTCTTTTAGTCTTAAAGTTGCTTCCATGTTATTTGTATTTATTTTAATTGGTGGTTGCAATTCCTCTTCCAAACCGGAATGGGAGGAGCGGAACAACGAATTAATAAAGCAATACGGACTCCAGGTGAGGGAGCTGCCCGGATTGCCGTCTACAGAAATAAGGCCCAATTTGGAGGTAGGAACATCCACAAATCTCCAAAATTTGGAAAGTGTGCAATTATATCCTGGTGTCATGGCCAAAATTTTCTGGGGAAATGGGAATCTGGTCAGTGTATTGGAACTGGAACCCAATTCCAACATCCCAAAAGAAAACTTGCCTGCGGATAGATTTTTGATTGTAACTGAAGGTTCCATTGAGTTGTTTGGCAATGGCAACAAGCATGATATGATGGCGAGGGAACGGGAAGAACCGGATGGCACCCATAGCGGCACACCTAGAAATGATTTTATTTATCAAGAAAAAGGAAACGAAAGCGAGATTGTCGCTGGAGATGCTGGAGCCAAGGTAATGGAAATTTATAGCCCTATAAGGTTTGATTATCTAGAAAAAATGGGGGTTAATGAACTTCCTTCGGAAAATCAGGGAAGGGTTTCCAACAATGAACCGACCGTTGTTCCCAATAAGGTTTATGACCTTTTCGACATTCAGTTTACCCAATTAACCGAAGGGGTCTATGCAAGATTGGTTTCTGGAGGGGACATACAGCTAAGTTTTGTCTTGGCGGACCCAAATTCCAAGTCACCGGCACACATTCATCCAGAGGAGCAAATTACGGTTCTATTAAGGGGAACCCTAAAGCAAACCGTCTTGGACCAAGAGATGGGATTGAACCCTTACGATGTGATCCTTGTTCCTGGAAACGTAGTGCATTCTGGTGTAGCAGGCGAGTTGGGTTTTGATGCCCTTGATATTTTTTGGCCCGTTCGGGAAGATTATCTAGCCAAGCAACAGGCCGCACTTGAAAGATATCACGAAATCATACCCAAGGACGCACAGCCAGAATTGGTCATAGATGGTTCCAAAACAAAACCGCAACTGACCTTTAGTGAAGGTCCCAAGTGGATGGACGGGAAACTCTATTTTTCCAACATGTACTTCGACCAAAACTGGAACGCCGACCCCAAAAGGAGTTCCATTGTGGCATTGGAACCTGATGGAACACACCAAAATATTATGGAAGGTAAAATGCAGGCTAACGGATTGTATCCGTATAAAAATGGCAATTTATTGGTCTGTGACATGATTGGGCACCGGGTGGTGGAAATGACCACATCCGGGCAAGTGGTCCAAGTTATTGCCGACACCTATAACGGCAAGCCCATAGACGGTCCAAACGATATTATCACCGACACCAAGGGCGGCATCTATTTCACCGACCCCCAGTTTACGATGGAAGCGGAAAAATTCCAACCGGGCAGGGCCGTTTACTATATTTCCCCTGAAAAAGAAGTGACCCGCTTGGTGGAACCCAATGAATTTGCCATGCCCAATGGAATATTATTGACTCCCGACGGGAAAACGCTCTACATCAATAATTGTTATGATGACGAATCTTGGTATCCGGTAAACAGTTCAAAGGATAATTTTATTTGGGCGTATGATGTGAACGAGGACGGTACCATTTCAAACGGTCGGAAATTTGCAGAACTGCGTTTGACCGGCAACGTTTTGGACCGCAAAGGAAAATCCTCCAGCGCGGACGGGATGGCCATTGACACTATGGGAAATATTTATGTGGCCACCTATTTTGGGGTCCAGATTTTTGATTCCAAAGGTTCTTTTGTCGGCATGATCAATCTACCATCATTTCCGGTAAGTTTGGGTTTTGGAGATGAGGATATGAAAACGCTCTACATTGTCAGTTATGATAAGGTGTACAAGATTCGCACCAATAGAACAGGGTATGTCAATTATCTTTAA
- the hpf gene encoding ribosome hibernation-promoting factor, HPF/YfiA family: MQIIFEYHDVAQSDRLEQLAKEKLENLSRKFDMVIRADVFFKEENTTSNETGKICNIRLSLPGPRLFAESSNESFAHSIAESVSDLERQLRKRKEAMNS; the protein is encoded by the coding sequence ATGCAAATAATATTTGAATATCATGATGTTGCCCAAAGCGATCGCTTGGAACAATTGGCCAAGGAAAAGTTGGAAAATCTTTCAAGAAAATTTGATATGGTCATCCGGGCAGATGTCTTTTTCAAGGAAGAGAACACCACTTCCAATGAAACCGGTAAAATCTGTAACATAAGGTTGAGCCTTCCAGGACCCAGACTGTTTGCCGAATCCAGCAATGAGAGTTTTGCACATTCAATAGCCGAATCCGTCAGTGATCTGGAACGACAATTGAGAAAGCGCAAGGAAGCCATGAATTCATAG
- a CDS encoding peptidoglycan DD-metalloendopeptidase family protein, with protein MDIFILMLKKRKEITFEVCPLQKWLVTLTRPWTIILTILAFTSCREVQHITDIFVQPTDREKYVRTFEKNDPRILAWNKATQSALSDTLSIALPYAEVGILPSEFSFAYGYDVQLQNGRKLKVSVTSASDSLDVFVDIYQFPYNLAKKPLLSQRIKGSNTVELHVKETGDYKVLIQPKIGLSSDFRWELYSEPTLIFPVLDVDSKAIQSFWGDTRAGGARRHEGVDIFAPRSTPVVAVTEGRVSSVGNKGLGGKQVWFRDGLFNNSFYYAHLDSINVSFAQKVEQGDTLGFVGNTGNARTTVPHLHFGIYSGKGAIDPLPFIKKDQQSKLDLNTPLPRGHIGAALANVRVGPSVEKEKTMSLEKMHPVIILGKTINWYHVLLNHNIQGYVHHSLVVEG; from the coding sequence ATGGATATCTTTATCCTAATGTTGAAAAAGCGTAAAGAAATAACATTTGAAGTATGCCCCTTACAGAAATGGTTGGTGACCTTGACCAGACCCTGGACCATCATATTGACCATTCTGGCATTTACTTCCTGCCGTGAGGTGCAGCATATTACGGATATATTCGTGCAACCTACCGATAGGGAAAAATATGTGAGGACATTTGAAAAGAACGACCCCCGTATTCTGGCTTGGAACAAGGCGACCCAAAGTGCTTTGTCAGATACGCTGTCCATTGCCCTGCCCTATGCTGAAGTAGGTATCCTTCCATCGGAATTTAGCTTTGCCTATGGGTATGATGTACAACTTCAAAACGGTCGGAAATTGAAAGTGTCCGTTACTTCCGCATCCGATAGCTTGGATGTTTTTGTGGACATTTACCAATTCCCATATAATCTGGCTAAGAAACCTTTGCTGAGCCAGCGCATCAAAGGTTCGAATACGGTGGAGCTCCATGTCAAGGAGACGGGGGATTATAAGGTGCTGATACAACCTAAAATTGGTCTTTCTTCTGATTTCAGATGGGAGTTGTACAGCGAACCTACCCTGATTTTTCCAGTGTTGGATGTGGATTCCAAGGCCATTCAAAGTTTTTGGGGAGATACCAGGGCCGGCGGTGCCCGACGCCACGAGGGAGTTGATATCTTTGCGCCACGGTCAACGCCCGTGGTTGCCGTAACCGAAGGAAGGGTCAGTTCTGTAGGCAACAAAGGATTGGGCGGAAAACAGGTATGGTTCAGGGACGGATTGTTCAATAATTCCTTTTATTATGCCCATTTGGATAGCATAAACGTGTCCTTTGCACAAAAAGTGGAACAAGGAGATACCTTGGGCTTCGTGGGCAACACGGGAAATGCCCGAACTACCGTGCCACATCTCCATTTTGGGATATATTCAGGCAAAGGGGCCATAGACCCTTTACCGTTCATAAAAAAAGACCAGCAGTCTAAGCTGGATTTGAATACCCCGTTGCCGAGGGGCCATATTGGTGCTGCTCTTGCCAATGTTCGAGTAGGGCCCAGTGTGGAAAAGGAGAAAACAATGTCCCTGGAAAAAATGCACCCTGTCATTATTTTGGGAAAAACGATCAATTGGTACCATGTACTATTAAACCATAACATCCAAGGTTATGTGCACCATAGCTTGGTGGTTGAAGGGTAA
- a CDS encoding cupin domain-containing protein, producing MKRYKYIIMKPIFSFLFCLMGSICMAQNLNERVVHNDPSTYRELSSVHAGAGKMGFTQLIGRNDLATKFLYLHSGVIQPKSGIGHHFHHSIEEMYVILDGEAEFTINGRTSKIKGPALVPCKLGDSHGIYNASDKPLKWLNFAVSEVKSQGDAFDLGDDLARSKKDVVPTFVSSRLDTDKLKQDNDVYSGKGVLYGRIFSPEVFRTDWNYVDHLVIPPGSSTEKHLLEGIEEVYYIMNGNGSVTVGAETVKIQKDDSFHAGLGEEIAWSSSGNENLEILIIGIAASKNNGLSIVKPLETPKAMVLQMDFVVEKENAKAFEEMYYSIYVPAMVVQDGYLSSKLLRLFPQDLAKEIQAEPTTYNYQIQISFDTEENRRKWVASDQHQIAWPAASGLGKEFKWRGYDVMGDDVQN from the coding sequence ATGAAAAGATACAAATACATTATTATGAAACCAATATTCAGTTTTTTGTTCTGTTTGATGGGCAGTATCTGTATGGCCCAAAATCTTAATGAAAGAGTGGTTCACAATGATCCTTCGACGTATAGGGAATTATCCAGTGTACATGCCGGTGCCGGTAAAATGGGTTTTACCCAATTGATAGGGCGAAATGATCTGGCAACCAAATTCTTGTACTTGCATTCTGGAGTTATTCAGCCTAAATCGGGTATTGGTCACCACTTTCACCATTCCATTGAAGAAATGTATGTTATTCTGGATGGAGAGGCTGAGTTTACCATTAATGGTAGAACATCAAAAATAAAGGGACCAGCTTTGGTTCCTTGTAAACTGGGAGATTCCCATGGTATTTATAATGCATCTGATAAACCGCTCAAATGGCTGAATTTTGCCGTAAGTGAAGTCAAGTCACAAGGAGATGCGTTTGATTTGGGGGATGATCTTGCCAGATCGAAAAAAGATGTTGTCCCGACATTCGTTTCTTCCCGATTGGACACGGATAAACTGAAGCAAGACAACGATGTTTATAGTGGAAAAGGAGTTTTGTATGGAAGGATTTTTAGTCCAGAAGTTTTTAGAACGGATTGGAACTATGTGGATCACTTGGTAATTCCACCTGGCAGTTCAACGGAAAAACATTTGTTGGAAGGTATTGAAGAAGTGTATTATATCATGAACGGAAATGGGTCGGTAACGGTAGGTGCTGAGACGGTAAAGATTCAAAAGGATGATTCGTTCCATGCTGGTTTGGGAGAAGAAATAGCTTGGTCAAGTAGTGGAAATGAAAATCTTGAAATTCTAATAATTGGTATTGCAGCTTCAAAAAACAATGGATTGTCAATTGTCAAACCTTTGGAAACACCCAAAGCCATGGTCCTACAAATGGATTTTGTGGTGGAAAAGGAAAATGCCAAGGCTTTTGAAGAAATGTACTATTCCATCTACGTCCCTGCCATGGTTGTCCAAGACGGGTATCTCAGTTCAAAACTACTTCGGCTTTTTCCACAGGATTTAGCCAAGGAAATACAGGCGGAACCTACTACATACAACTATCAGATTCAAATATCTTTTGATACGGAGGAAAACAGGAGAAAGTGGGTGGCCAGTGATCAGCACCAAATTGCTTGGCCAGCAGCATCAGGACTTGGCAAGGAATTCAAATGGCGCGGTTATGATGTTATGGGCGACGATGTACAGAATTAG